The genomic stretch CCACCAAGAAAAGCGGCATGGGATTGGGGTTGGCGATTGTGAAAAGAATCATCGAAGAGCACGGGGGCAGCATTTCCATTGAAAGTATCGAAGGGAAGGGGACTACTTTTGAAATTGAGCTTCCAGTAAAAAATGAAAAGTCATTGGGTCATTAGCTACGCGTTATTTAAAAACTTGGTCATTGGTTATTTGGTCATTTGTCTACGACGTCATTAAGGTCATTCAATTGGGGAGGGTTGGGTATGAGGTTAGAGGAAATTCGGGTTTACAATCTTGCTTTGGATTTGGCAGAGAAAGTTTGGGAAAGTGTAAGT from candidate division KSB1 bacterium encodes the following:
- a CDS encoding HAMP domain-containing histidine kinase, with the protein product TKKSGMGLGLAIVKRIIEEHGGSISIESIEGKGTTFEIELPVKNEKSLGH